One Caulobacter segnis genomic window carries:
- a CDS encoding glycoside hydrolase family 105 protein produces the protein MPNLAHGIDAKDIKAKIASLISNLVDITDETGEFLLRLDDGRVIDTKGWNDWEWTHGVGLYGLWKQYEMHGDERAFDIMTQWFADRFEAGTPTKNINTVSPFLTLAYLYEATGDHTYIPYLETWADYVMYEGPRTEEGGFQHIVFNSENPQQLWDDTLMMSVLPLAKIGLLLDRPDFVEEAKRQFMVHIKYLADRKTGLWFHGWTFLGRHNFADALWARGNCWVTIAIPEFIELLDLKPGDGLRAFLIDALEAQIKALTQFQDAETGLWHTIINDKASYLEASATAGFAYGILKAVRKRYIGKEYEAVAIRAIKGVLANIDDKGELQQVSFGTPVFDTIQGYKDIPLTSMPYGQSLAMLALGEFQRAFI, from the coding sequence GTGCCCAATCTCGCCCACGGCATCGACGCCAAGGACATCAAGGCCAAGATCGCCTCGCTGATCAGCAATCTGGTCGACATCACCGACGAGACCGGCGAGTTCCTGCTGCGCCTCGACGACGGCCGGGTGATCGACACCAAGGGCTGGAACGACTGGGAATGGACACACGGCGTCGGCCTCTACGGCCTGTGGAAACAGTACGAGATGCACGGCGACGAGCGCGCCTTCGACATCATGACCCAGTGGTTCGCCGACCGCTTCGAGGCCGGCACCCCGACCAAGAACATCAACACGGTCTCGCCGTTCCTGACCCTGGCCTATCTGTACGAGGCCACCGGCGACCACACCTACATCCCCTATCTCGAGACCTGGGCCGACTACGTCATGTACGAGGGCCCGCGCACCGAGGAAGGCGGCTTCCAGCACATCGTCTTCAACAGCGAGAACCCGCAGCAGCTGTGGGACGACACGCTGATGATGAGCGTGCTGCCACTGGCCAAGATCGGCCTGCTGCTCGACCGCCCCGACTTCGTCGAGGAGGCCAAGCGCCAGTTCATGGTCCACATCAAGTACCTGGCCGACCGCAAGACCGGCCTGTGGTTCCACGGCTGGACCTTCCTGGGCCGTCACAACTTCGCCGACGCCCTGTGGGCGCGCGGGAACTGCTGGGTGACGATCGCCATCCCCGAGTTCATCGAACTCTTGGACCTCAAGCCCGGCGACGGCCTGCGCGCCTTCCTGATCGACGCGCTGGAAGCCCAGATCAAGGCGCTGACGCAGTTCCAGGACGCCGAGACCGGCCTGTGGCATACGATCATCAACGACAAGGCCTCGTACCTGGAAGCCTCGGCCACGGCCGGCTTCGCCTACGGCATCCTGAAGGCCGTGCGTAAGCGCTACATCGGCAAGGAGTACGAGGCCGTCGCCATCCGCGCCATCAAGGGCGTGCTGGCCAATATCGACGACAAGGGCGAGCTGCAGCAGGTCTCGTTCGGCACCCCGGTGTTCGACACGATCCAGGGCTACAAGGACATCCCGCTGACCTCGATGCCGTACGGCCAGTCGCTGGCCATGCTGGCGCTGGGCGAGTTTCAGCGCGCCTTCATCTAA
- a CDS encoding MFS transporter, with protein sequence MATPDVRKPTWVNYWGWGSGDMLGAGAQAVITGWLAYFFITFCGLSPVETGLILGLPRLLEAITCPLIGYVSDNLRHTWVGRKIGRRKIFLIATIPLLPAFALIFVTGQTFTYYLVTFIFFEFVYTMFLIPWETLAAEMTKDYKEKAKFAGVRMMIAQSSAILASYLPTLIINNLGGKDSPNTFLIMAAIFGVLFSLVVTLVVFFSWERPYTEAEKLIQPEPMDWGKAALIPVNMFRDLFSTLKIKAFRQHLSLYLGGYISQDIFNTAFPLFVATVMVGSTLIISQLMTTMYVAQLISVMIAIRVIIRTGPVVAYRLAITSVGAALLLFLAFYLIKPAGFAQGVAALDGDIFGGAPVGVLFWLFVPIILAGLGRGTLNFVPWGVYNYLPDVDEAVTGQRREGIFAGVMTLTRKVAQSGAILLTTSLIGLGGFVSAPKGKPLAQQTPEAIQALVLVMVGGPLIVMIAGMLISWRFRLNARTHAVLVHEVERLRAGATEAETQESKQIVEDLTGWKWERLWGRG encoded by the coding sequence ATGGCCACGCCGGACGTCCGCAAACCCACCTGGGTGAACTATTGGGGCTGGGGCTCCGGCGACATGCTGGGGGCTGGCGCCCAGGCCGTGATCACCGGCTGGCTGGCCTATTTCTTCATCACCTTCTGCGGGCTGTCGCCGGTCGAGACGGGCCTGATCCTGGGCCTGCCGCGCCTCCTGGAAGCCATCACCTGCCCGCTGATCGGCTACGTCTCCGACAACCTGCGTCACACCTGGGTGGGCCGGAAGATCGGCCGGCGGAAGATCTTCCTGATCGCCACCATCCCGCTGCTGCCGGCCTTCGCCCTGATCTTCGTGACCGGCCAGACCTTCACCTACTACCTGGTGACCTTCATCTTCTTCGAGTTCGTCTACACGATGTTCCTGATCCCGTGGGAAACCCTCGCGGCGGAAATGACGAAGGATTACAAGGAGAAGGCCAAGTTCGCCGGCGTGCGGATGATGATCGCCCAGAGCTCGGCGATCCTGGCCTCGTACCTGCCGACCCTGATCATCAACAACCTCGGCGGCAAGGACTCGCCCAACACCTTCCTGATCATGGCCGCCATCTTCGGCGTGCTGTTCAGCCTGGTGGTGACCCTGGTCGTGTTCTTCTCGTGGGAGCGCCCCTATACCGAGGCCGAGAAACTGATCCAGCCCGAGCCGATGGACTGGGGCAAGGCGGCGCTGATCCCGGTCAACATGTTCCGCGACCTGTTCTCGACCCTCAAGATCAAGGCCTTCCGCCAGCACCTGTCGCTCTATCTGGGCGGCTATATCAGCCAGGACATCTTCAACACCGCCTTCCCGCTGTTCGTGGCCACGGTGATGGTCGGCTCGACCCTGATCATCTCGCAGCTGATGACGACCATGTACGTGGCCCAGCTGATCTCGGTGATGATCGCCATCCGGGTCATCATCCGCACCGGCCCGGTGGTCGCCTACCGCCTGGCCATCACCAGCGTCGGCGCGGCCCTGCTGCTGTTCCTGGCCTTCTACCTGATCAAGCCGGCGGGCTTCGCGCAGGGCGTCGCGGCTCTGGACGGCGACATCTTCGGCGGCGCGCCGGTCGGCGTGCTGTTCTGGCTGTTCGTGCCGATCATCCTGGCGGGCCTGGGCCGAGGGACGCTGAACTTCGTGCCGTGGGGGGTCTACAACTACCTGCCCGACGTCGACGAGGCGGTCACCGGCCAGCGCCGCGAGGGCATCTTCGCCGGGGTCATGACCCTGACCCGCAAGGTCGCCCAGTCCGGCGCGATCCTGCTGACCACCAGCCTGATCGGCCTGGGCGGCTTCGTCTCGGCGCCCAAGGGCAAGCCGCTCGCGCAGCAGACCCCGGAAGCCATCCAGGCCCTCGTTCTGGTCATGGTCGGCGGCCCGCTGATCGTGATGATCGCCGGCATGCTGATCTCCTGGCGCTTCCGCCTGAACGCCCGCACCCACGCGGTGCTGGTCCACGAGGTCGAGCGCCTGCGCGCCGGCGCGACCGAGGCCGAAACCCAGGAGTCCAAGCAGATCGTCGAGGACCTGACCGGCTGGAAGTGGGAACGCCTGTGGGGCCGCGGCTAA
- a CDS encoding response regulator transcription factor — protein MIRVVIAEDQKMVLGALSALLELEGDIQVVGRAADGAEALALVRSEKPDVLISDIEMPHLTGIDVAGRLKADGATTRVLIVTTFGRPGYLRRAMEAGVKGYLLKDGPSSVLAAAVRTIAAGGRAIAPELSEAVWDAQPDPLTDREREILRLAEEGRSNKDIAEVLDLSPGTVRNYLSEAAQKLGAANRVEAGRIARSNGWL, from the coding sequence GTGATCCGCGTCGTCATCGCCGAAGACCAGAAGATGGTGCTGGGGGCGCTCAGCGCGCTGCTGGAGCTGGAGGGCGACATCCAGGTGGTCGGCCGCGCGGCGGACGGCGCCGAGGCGCTGGCGCTGGTGCGGTCGGAAAAGCCCGACGTGCTGATCTCCGACATCGAGATGCCGCACCTGACCGGTATCGACGTGGCCGGGCGGCTGAAGGCTGACGGCGCGACGACGCGCGTCCTGATCGTCACCACCTTCGGTCGGCCCGGCTATTTGCGCCGGGCGATGGAGGCGGGGGTGAAGGGCTATCTCTTGAAGGATGGTCCCAGCAGTGTGCTGGCCGCCGCCGTCCGCACCATCGCCGCCGGCGGCCGGGCCATCGCCCCGGAGCTGTCCGAGGCGGTCTGGGACGCCCAGCCCGATCCGCTGACCGACCGCGAGCGCGAGATATTGCGCCTGGCCGAGGAGGGGCGCTCGAACAAGGACATCGCCGAGGTGCTGGACCTCTCGCCAGGCACGGTGCGCAACTACCTGTCCGAGGCGGCCCAGAAGCTGGGCGCGGCCAATCGGGTGGAGGCGGGCCGGATCGCCCGCTCCAACGGCTGGCTATAG
- a CDS encoding sensor histidine kinase, with translation MASGARDIAGMDQETATRTKDDENSAPLADGLNRRRWSLIFLSYLPFYFISWLFRRPGVVEIAASVAGLAAFVVLFYWIWLRRGRPTLWHVLAIFGIGVSLSSFNVGWSVYTIYAMSFAARLRSRRLAVRTMVGMEVVLLAMGPLFLNYNWPVWASGVLFGGITGFAGLMQADVERKNQELAVAHEEVRALATMAERERISRDLHDLLGHTLTLVAVKAELAAKLVSRDAVAAEREMQSVAAAAREALSEVRTAVVGMKGASLTTELERARTALTAANIQAEVSADEIDAYPGQEAVLAMALREAVTNVIRHAGATRCQIRVAPSPVALTLSIVDDGRGGGLVEGSGLKGMRTRLSAIGGDLDIVSDRSGTRLVAIAPIGAPGESAS, from the coding sequence GTGGCGAGCGGCGCGCGCGACATCGCCGGCATGGACCAGGAGACCGCGACTCGGACGAAGGACGACGAAAACAGCGCGCCGCTGGCCGACGGCCTGAACCGTCGTCGCTGGAGCCTGATCTTCCTGTCGTATCTGCCGTTCTACTTCATTTCCTGGCTGTTCCGGCGGCCGGGCGTGGTCGAGATCGCGGCTTCGGTCGCGGGACTCGCGGCCTTCGTGGTCCTGTTCTACTGGATCTGGCTGCGACGCGGCCGGCCTACCCTGTGGCATGTGCTGGCGATCTTCGGCATCGGGGTGTCGCTGTCGTCGTTCAACGTCGGCTGGAGCGTCTACACGATCTACGCCATGTCGTTCGCCGCGCGCCTGCGGTCGCGCCGGTTGGCGGTTCGCACGATGGTCGGGATGGAGGTGGTCCTGCTGGCCATGGGGCCGCTGTTTTTGAACTACAACTGGCCGGTCTGGGCGTCGGGCGTGCTGTTCGGCGGCATCACCGGCTTCGCCGGCCTGATGCAGGCCGATGTCGAGCGCAAGAACCAGGAACTGGCCGTCGCCCACGAGGAGGTCCGCGCCCTGGCCACCATGGCCGAGCGTGAGCGGATCTCCCGCGACCTGCACGACCTCTTGGGCCACACCCTGACCCTGGTGGCGGTCAAGGCCGAGCTGGCCGCAAAGCTGGTCAGCCGCGACGCCGTGGCCGCCGAACGCGAGATGCAGTCGGTGGCCGCCGCCGCCCGCGAGGCGCTGTCGGAGGTCCGGACGGCGGTGGTGGGCATGAAGGGCGCCTCGCTGACCACCGAGCTGGAGCGCGCCAGGACGGCCCTGACCGCCGCCAATATCCAGGCCGAGGTCTCGGCCGACGAGATCGACGCCTATCCCGGCCAGGAGGCGGTTCTGGCCATGGCCCTGCGTGAGGCCGTCACCAACGTCATCCGCCATGCCGGCGCCACGCGCTGCCAGATCCGGGTGGCGCCCAGCCCTGTGGCCCTGACGCTCAGCATCGTCGACGACGGCAGGGGCGGCGGCCTGGTCGAAGGCTCGGGCCTGAAGGGCATGCGCACCCGCCTTTCGGCCATCGGCGGCGATCTCGACATCGTCTCGGACAGAAGCGGGACGCGCCTGGTCGCCATCGCGCCCATAGGCGCTCCTGGAGAGTCCGCCTCGTGA
- a CDS encoding ABC transporter permease produces the protein MHTLAVYAREARAQIVSTWRTPQFLIPSLALPLLFYGVIGLGLSKGREEIAHAMLANYVIFAAIAPAMFGFGAAVAAEREAKLIELKQIAPLPAGGYLAGRLAAALALVATAIGLLGVLAWFGGVVMVPWRWAATLGLGLASAVPFALIGLNIGLRLGSQGATAVANLLFLSFCLFGGLWMPLDLMPGWIAKVAEVTPSYHLGRLSMMLSGMTPMADVQRHVTVLALISLAAVAGAWAAWRRQAA, from the coding sequence ATGCACACGCTCGCCGTCTACGCCCGTGAAGCCCGCGCCCAGATCGTCTCGACCTGGCGCACCCCGCAGTTCCTGATTCCCAGCCTGGCCCTGCCGCTGCTGTTCTACGGCGTCATCGGCCTGGGGTTGAGCAAGGGGCGGGAGGAGATCGCCCACGCCATGCTGGCCAACTACGTGATCTTCGCCGCCATCGCGCCGGCCATGTTCGGCTTCGGCGCCGCCGTCGCCGCCGAGCGCGAGGCCAAGCTGATCGAGCTGAAGCAGATCGCGCCGCTGCCCGCCGGCGGCTATCTGGCCGGACGACTGGCCGCCGCCCTGGCCCTGGTCGCCACCGCCATCGGCCTGTTGGGCGTGCTGGCCTGGTTCGGCGGGGTGGTGATGGTTCCGTGGCGCTGGGCCGCGACCCTGGGGCTGGGGCTGGCCTCGGCGGTTCCCTTCGCCCTGATCGGCCTGAACATCGGCCTGCGCCTGGGCTCGCAAGGCGCGACGGCGGTGGCCAACCTGCTGTTCCTCAGCTTCTGCCTGTTTGGCGGCCTGTGGATGCCGCTGGACCTGATGCCGGGCTGGATCGCCAAGGTCGCCGAGGTCACCCCGTCGTACCACCTGGGCCGGCTGTCGATGATGCTGTCGGGCATGACGCCGATGGCCGACGTCCAGCGCCACGTGACGGTGCTGGCCTTGATCAGCCTGGCCGCCGTGGCCGGCGCCTGGGCGGCCTGGCGGCGGCAGGCGGCTTGA
- a CDS encoding pyridoxamine 5'-phosphate oxidase family protein gives MDQPFHAGELAAQARAGLHAPGMTGIRPFMPDQHRDFFGMLPYLFVATVDAAGWPIATVLTGEPGFIDSPDPTTLVIHATPREGEPGHEFFSAGQPFGALGLDFATRRRNRANGVIEAADAGGLRLKVLQSFGNCPQYIQTRDVETAPASMVPAETVAVDAPEVLAQIADADTFFVATASGAAGAENGGVDISHRGGLPGFVKVVKGELVVPDFRGNRFFNTLGNLVADPRAALLFVDFDTGDLLHLQGRVEIDWDPPPGRAWPEGVQRQWRFRPEKAWRRPAALPLRWEFGDFSPVTLMTKAWNAAA, from the coding sequence ATGGACCAGCCCTTCCACGCCGGCGAGCTGGCCGCCCAGGCGCGAGCGGGCCTGCACGCGCCCGGCATGACGGGGATCCGGCCATTCATGCCCGACCAGCACCGGGACTTCTTCGGAATGCTGCCGTACCTGTTCGTCGCCACGGTCGACGCGGCAGGTTGGCCGATCGCCACGGTGCTGACCGGCGAGCCGGGCTTTATCGACAGTCCCGACCCGACCACCCTGGTGATCCATGCGACGCCGCGCGAGGGCGAGCCAGGTCACGAATTCTTCAGCGCCGGCCAGCCGTTCGGGGCCCTGGGTTTGGACTTCGCCACGCGCCGCCGCAACCGCGCCAACGGCGTGATCGAGGCCGCCGACGCTGGAGGTTTGCGCCTCAAGGTGCTGCAAAGCTTCGGCAATTGCCCGCAATACATCCAGACCCGTGACGTCGAGACCGCGCCGGCGTCGATGGTTCCGGCCGAGACGGTCGCTGTCGACGCGCCCGAAGTCCTGGCCCAGATCGCCGACGCCGACACCTTTTTCGTCGCCACCGCCTCGGGCGCGGCGGGCGCCGAGAACGGCGGCGTCGACATCTCGCACCGGGGCGGCCTGCCGGGCTTCGTCAAGGTCGTGAAGGGCGAGCTGGTCGTGCCGGACTTCCGGGGCAACCGGTTCTTCAACACCCTTGGCAACCTGGTCGCCGACCCGCGCGCTGCCCTGCTGTTCGTCGACTTCGACACCGGCGACCTGCTGCACCTGCAGGGACGGGTGGAGATCGACTGGGATCCGCCACCTGGCCGCGCCTGGCCAGAGGGCGTCCAGCGCCAGTGGCGGTTCAGGCCCGAGAAGGCCTGGCGGCGGCCCGCGGCGCTGCCGCTGCGCTGGGAGTTCGGCGATTTCTCGCCGGTGACCCTGATGACCAAGGCCTGGAACGCGGCGGCCTGA
- a CDS encoding glutathione S-transferase: MAAIVLHGTGLSGHTHRVALMLNALGLSYVFADSPKDVRASPAFLARNPLGQIPVLQDGDLTLVDSNAILVYLARRYAPDGPWLPEEPAAAASVQRWLSIAAGEVMHGPAVARMIALFGLPDDPVRAARIAGRVLIFMDGHLADRTFLAADHVTLADLACYSYVAHAPEGGVSLDAYPNVRAWLARVEAQPWFQPMPDFAQAAKAAQEEVA, translated from the coding sequence ATGGCCGCCATCGTTCTGCACGGCACGGGCCTGTCGGGGCACACCCACCGGGTGGCCCTGATGCTGAACGCCCTGGGCCTGAGCTACGTGTTCGCGGACTCGCCGAAGGACGTGCGGGCGTCGCCGGCCTTCCTGGCGCGCAATCCGCTTGGCCAGATTCCTGTGCTGCAGGACGGCGACCTGACCCTGGTCGACAGCAACGCCATCCTCGTCTATCTCGCGCGCCGCTACGCCCCGGACGGTCCCTGGCTGCCGGAGGAGCCGGCCGCGGCGGCCTCGGTGCAGCGCTGGCTGTCGATCGCGGCGGGCGAGGTCATGCACGGCCCGGCGGTGGCGCGGATGATCGCGCTGTTCGGCCTGCCCGACGACCCGGTCCGCGCCGCGCGGATCGCTGGCCGGGTCCTGATCTTCATGGACGGCCACCTGGCGGACAGGACGTTCCTGGCCGCCGACCATGTCACGCTCGCGGACCTGGCCTGCTACAGCTACGTCGCCCACGCGCCGGAGGGCGGGGTGTCGCTGGATGCGTATCCGAACGTCCGGGCGTGGCTCGCGCGGGTCGAGGCCCAGCCCTGGTTCCAGCCGATGCCGGACTTCGCCCAGGCCGCCAAGGCCGCCCAAGAGGAGGTCGCCTGA
- a CDS encoding LysR family transcriptional regulator, translating into MDRLDELSLLVAVIDAGGLAAAGRRLRRSPAAMTRALAALEERAGARLIERTTRRLAPTEAGRELAERARRLLADYEAALETSAPDAVRGLLRVTGPTVFGGRYLAPVINAFLAEHPDVRAEVTLHDRNLDLIESELHVALRIGALADSSLVARRVGGVRRVTIAAPAYLARRGEPKTPADLARHETVLTTAVSATPEWRFEAGGRPRAVRLDPRLRINDVEAALAAVLAGHGIGRALSYQVADDLAAGRLVRLLPDFEPPPLPVQLLTAGGRFMPPLARAFLDYAAPRLERLAVLRDA; encoded by the coding sequence ATGGATCGCCTCGACGAGCTTTCCCTGCTGGTGGCGGTGATCGACGCCGGCGGCCTGGCCGCCGCCGGGCGGCGCTTGCGGCGTTCGCCCGCCGCCATGACCCGGGCCTTGGCGGCGCTGGAGGAACGGGCCGGCGCGCGCCTGATCGAACGCACCACGCGGCGCCTGGCCCCGACCGAGGCCGGCCGCGAACTGGCCGAGCGGGCCCGCCGACTGCTGGCCGACTACGAGGCGGCGCTGGAGACCTCGGCCCCCGACGCCGTGCGCGGCCTGCTGCGCGTCACGGGCCCGACGGTGTTCGGCGGCCGCTACCTGGCGCCGGTGATCAACGCCTTCCTGGCCGAACACCCGGACGTGCGCGCCGAGGTCACCCTGCATGACCGCAACCTCGACCTGATCGAGTCCGAGCTGCACGTCGCCCTGCGCATCGGAGCGCTGGCCGACTCCAGCCTGGTGGCGCGGCGGGTGGGCGGCGTTCGCCGGGTCACCATCGCCGCCCCCGCCTATCTCGCCCGGCGCGGCGAGCCGAAGACACCGGCCGATCTCGCGCGCCACGAGACCGTCCTGACCACGGCCGTCTCGGCCACGCCGGAATGGCGGTTCGAGGCCGGCGGCCGGCCCCGCGCCGTGCGGCTGGATCCGCGCCTGCGGATCAACGACGTCGAGGCCGCACTGGCCGCCGTGCTGGCGGGCCACGGGATCGGCCGCGCCCTCTCCTACCAGGTCGCCGACGACCTGGCGGCCGGACGGCTGGTGCGCCTGCTGCCCGACTTCGAGCCCCCGCCCCTGCCCGTCCAACTGCTCACCGCTGGCGGCCGCTTCATGCCGCCGCTGGCGCGGGCGTTCCTGGACTACGCCGCGCCTCGGCTGGAACGGCTGGCGGTGCTGCGCGACGCCTGA
- a CDS encoding acyl-CoA dehydrogenase yields MSSFSRRDTITRPIFQWAKGVLPALSETERDAIEAGDTWWDAALFTGDPDWNELLAFPKPTLSPDEKAFMDGPVETLCAMLDDWRMTWETRDLPPEVWDFLKREKFFGMIIPKEHGGLGFSAFGHAEIVRKIATRSTSAAVTAMVPNSLGPGELILRFGTRDQQDYWLPRLADGREIPAFGLTSPEAGSDASAMTDEGVVCRGTWKGETVLGVRLNWHKRYITLGPVCTVLGLAFKLRDPDRLLGGAEDIGITCALVPTDTPGVSIGRRHLPAFQTFQNGPNWGEEVFIPLGLIIGGAERAGQGWKMLMTALAAGRGISLPAMSGAAAAYSALTTGAYARVRQQFGIAIGKFEGVQERLARIAGNAYLVDGARRLTCAGLDMGKHPSVISALLKSGATERMRTVVNDAMDVHGGKAIMEGPRNYMGSQYRAVPVGITVEGANILTRSLMVFGQGAIRAHPYMLREILALGEDDEAKGLADFDQAFWEHVAHALRNGIRATARAWTDGALSPAPDAGRASRFYRKLGRYSAAFALTSDIALLTLGGELKRKEMLSARLGDILSEMYFLSGALKRWEDEGRQDADFPLLDWCAQTAFATIEQRFDEIFANLPNRLAGWLLRAAVLPLGARRRGPSDRVTRACADLILHPSPTRDRLVEGVYVGGEDEAIGQLIDAFERVVATQPIHDRLKDQGVRNWKDGLDKGLLTPDETSALAAADEAVAKVIAVDDFAAEELTTREVTPVQPRVLARSPRAAAAVEPRIDREPRAFGDETTSPT; encoded by the coding sequence ATGAGCTCATTTTCCCGCCGGGACACGATCACTCGGCCGATCTTCCAATGGGCCAAGGGCGTGCTGCCCGCCCTGTCGGAAACCGAGCGCGACGCCATCGAGGCCGGCGACACCTGGTGGGACGCGGCGCTGTTCACCGGCGATCCCGACTGGAACGAACTGCTCGCCTTTCCCAAGCCGACACTGAGCCCCGACGAGAAGGCCTTCATGGACGGTCCGGTCGAGACCCTGTGCGCCATGCTCGATGACTGGCGCATGACCTGGGAGACCCGCGACCTGCCGCCTGAGGTCTGGGACTTCCTGAAGCGCGAGAAGTTCTTCGGCATGATCATCCCGAAGGAACACGGTGGTCTGGGCTTTTCGGCGTTCGGCCACGCCGAGATCGTCCGCAAGATCGCCACCCGCTCGACCTCGGCGGCGGTGACGGCGATGGTGCCCAACTCCCTGGGTCCGGGCGAATTGATCCTGCGGTTCGGGACCCGGGATCAGCAGGACTACTGGCTGCCGCGCCTCGCCGACGGGCGCGAGATCCCCGCCTTCGGCCTGACCAGCCCCGAGGCCGGCTCCGACGCCTCGGCCATGACCGACGAGGGCGTGGTCTGTCGCGGGACCTGGAAGGGCGAAACTGTGCTGGGCGTACGCCTGAACTGGCACAAGCGCTACATCACCCTGGGACCGGTCTGCACGGTGCTGGGCCTGGCCTTCAAGCTGCGCGATCCCGACCGCCTGCTGGGCGGCGCGGAAGACATCGGCATCACCTGCGCCCTCGTCCCGACCGACACCCCCGGGGTCAGTATCGGCCGCCGGCACCTGCCGGCCTTCCAGACTTTCCAGAACGGTCCCAACTGGGGCGAGGAAGTATTCATCCCTCTGGGCCTGATCATCGGCGGCGCCGAGCGCGCCGGCCAGGGCTGGAAGATGCTGATGACCGCCCTGGCGGCGGGGCGCGGCATCTCCCTGCCCGCCATGTCCGGCGCGGCGGCGGCCTACAGCGCCCTGACCACCGGCGCCTACGCCCGGGTGCGCCAGCAGTTCGGCATCGCCATCGGCAAGTTCGAGGGCGTGCAGGAACGCCTGGCTCGCATCGCCGGCAACGCCTACCTGGTCGACGGCGCCCGGCGGCTGACCTGCGCCGGCCTCGACATGGGCAAGCATCCGTCGGTGATCTCGGCCCTGTTGAAGTCCGGCGCGACCGAGCGGATGCGCACGGTCGTCAACGACGCCATGGACGTCCACGGCGGCAAGGCGATCATGGAGGGCCCGCGCAACTACATGGGCAGCCAGTACCGCGCCGTGCCGGTCGGGATCACGGTCGAGGGCGCCAATATCCTGACCCGCAGCCTGATGGTGTTCGGCCAGGGCGCGATCCGGGCCCACCCGTACATGCTGCGCGAAATCCTGGCGCTGGGCGAGGATGACGAGGCCAAGGGCCTGGCGGACTTCGACCAGGCGTTCTGGGAGCATGTCGCCCACGCCCTGCGCAATGGGATCAGGGCCACGGCCCGCGCCTGGACCGACGGCGCCCTGTCGCCCGCGCCTGACGCCGGCCGCGCCAGCCGCTTCTATCGCAAGCTGGGCCGCTATAGCGCCGCCTTCGCCCTGACTTCGGACATCGCCCTGCTGACCCTGGGCGGGGAACTGAAGCGCAAGGAGATGCTGTCGGCCCGCCTCGGCGACATTCTCTCCGAGATGTACTTCCTGTCCGGCGCCCTGAAGCGCTGGGAGGACGAGGGCCGGCAGGACGCCGACTTCCCGCTGCTGGACTGGTGCGCCCAGACCGCCTTCGCCACGATCGAGCAGCGCTTCGACGAGATCTTCGCCAACCTGCCCAACCGCCTGGCGGGGTGGCTGCTGCGGGCGGCCGTGTTGCCGCTCGGGGCCCGCCGGCGAGGCCCCTCGGACCGTGTCACCCGCGCCTGCGCCGACCTGATCCTCCACCCCTCGCCCACCCGCGACCGCCTGGTCGAGGGCGTCTATGTCGGCGGCGAGGACGAGGCGATCGGCCAGTTGATCGACGCCTTCGAGCGCGTCGTAGCCACCCAGCCGATCCACGATCGCCTGAAGGACCAGGGTGTCCGGAACTGGAAGGATGGCCTGGACAAGGGATTGCTCACGCCCGACGAGACCAGCGCCCTGGCGGCCGCCGACGAGGCCGTCGCCAAGGTGATCGCGGTCGACGACTTCGCGGCCGAGGAGCTGACGACCCGCGAGGTCACGCCTGTCCAGCCGCGCGTCCTGGCCAGGAGCCCTCGCGCCGCGGCGGCCGTTGAACCGCGGATCGACCGCGAACCCCGCGCGTTCGGCGACGAGACGACATCTCCCACCTGA